A part of Chloroflexota bacterium genomic DNA contains:
- a CDS encoding iron ABC transporter substrate-binding protein, whose translation MKNKKVMWLIVGILISTMVLSACSTPVSRSGGTITVTDLIGREVEVPAEVDSVVAIGPGALRLVIYAGGAPSVVGVEQFELNSVVGRPYWLANPDLANLPAIGQGGSNNAPDPEKLLSVNPDVIFSTYATDAASADELQEKTGIPVVVVSYGSIGFGITAIFGEPIQNSLALIGQTLGTEDKAQETIDFILGAKADLEKRTASIPDEGKLSIYVGALGSKGTHGIESTQGQYALLDVISAVNVVDVTGEAGSIMVDKEALLDWDPDVIVIDEGGMASVLEDVEKNPIFYETLSALQNGQVYGQLPYNYYSTNLDTAIADAYYLGTILYPEAFADIDPMAKADEIYMAMVGIAVYDQMAADFGGYGPVTFDLSD comes from the coding sequence ATGAAAAATAAAAAAGTGATGTGGCTTATTGTGGGGATATTAATAAGCACAATGGTATTGAGCGCTTGCAGCACACCTGTTTCAAGGTCGGGGGGTACCATTACCGTTACAGACCTGATTGGCCGGGAAGTAGAAGTGCCTGCTGAGGTCGACAGTGTCGTGGCGATTGGACCCGGTGCCCTGCGCCTGGTGATCTATGCGGGGGGCGCACCATCCGTTGTAGGGGTGGAACAATTTGAACTGAACTCCGTTGTTGGCCGCCCGTATTGGCTTGCCAACCCGGATCTGGCAAACCTTCCAGCAATTGGACAGGGTGGCTCTAATAACGCTCCTGACCCGGAAAAATTGCTCTCTGTCAATCCCGATGTGATTTTCAGCACCTATGCTACAGATGCGGCTTCTGCGGATGAATTGCAGGAAAAGACCGGCATTCCGGTAGTTGTTGTCAGCTATGGCTCAATCGGCTTTGGGATCACGGCTATCTTTGGCGAACCTATCCAGAATTCGCTTGCCCTGATTGGGCAGACCTTGGGAACCGAGGATAAAGCTCAGGAGACCATTGATTTCATCCTGGGGGCCAAGGCGGATTTGGAAAAACGCACAGCTTCAATTCCTGATGAGGGTAAGCTGTCCATCTATGTTGGCGCGCTTGGTTCGAAAGGCACTCATGGGATTGAGAGCACCCAAGGTCAGTATGCCCTTCTGGATGTGATCAGTGCTGTGAACGTGGTGGATGTGACGGGTGAGGCAGGCTCTATCATGGTTGATAAGGAAGCCCTATTGGATTGGGACCCGGACGTGATTGTAATTGATGAGGGCGGGATGGCTTCTGTTCTAGAGGATGTCGAGAAGAACCCGATTTTCTATGAGACCCTTTCGGCTTTACAAAATGGTCAGGTTTATGGCCAACTCCCATATAATTATTACAGCACGAATCTGGACACTGCCATTGCGGATGCTTACTATCTGGGGACAATTCTCTATCCGGAGGCCTTTGCAGATATTGACCCGATGGCGAAAGCGGATGAGATCTATATGGCAATGGTGGGAATTGCCGTTTATGACCAGATGGCTGCGGACTTTGGAGGCTATGGTCCGGTAACTTTCGATTTGTCCGATTAG
- a CDS encoding ABC transporter ATP-binding protein: MILSVEKVDFAYPSRPVLQDITFNVQRGEFVALLGTNGTGKTSLLKCINHILEPQSGGVLIESQPVLELTRRILAQKIGYVEQQRQGNRMTVFDAVLMGRKPYINWDATRKDLEIVSQVLNRMNLTDYSLRYLDELSGGELQKIFIARALAQQPEVLLMDEPTSSLDLRNQIEVLKIARQICHSEGIAVIAAMHDINQALRYADRYILLKDGQIFTAGDKTIMTPENLQAVYGVEVAVEEYNGDKVVIPLGD, from the coding sequence ATGATCCTCTCAGTGGAAAAGGTTGATTTCGCTTATCCCAGCCGACCGGTTCTGCAGGATATCACCTTCAATGTGCAGCGAGGAGAATTTGTAGCCCTGCTGGGGACAAATGGCACAGGCAAGACATCCCTGCTGAAGTGTATTAACCACATCCTGGAACCGCAATCCGGTGGGGTGTTGATTGAGAGCCAACCTGTATTGGAACTGACCAGGCGGATATTGGCCCAAAAAATCGGCTATGTGGAGCAGCAGCGCCAGGGGAACCGGATGACGGTGTTTGATGCTGTCCTGATGGGACGAAAACCCTATATCAATTGGGATGCCACCCGGAAAGATCTGGAAATTGTTAGTCAGGTTCTGAATAGGATGAATCTGACCGATTATTCTCTGCGATATCTGGATGAACTAAGTGGTGGCGAGCTTCAAAAGATCTTTATCGCACGCGCTTTGGCCCAACAGCCGGAAGTGCTGTTGATGGATGAGCCCACCAGCAGCCTTGACCTGCGTAACCAAATTGAAGTGTTGAAAATTGCCCGTCAAATTTGTCATTCGGAAGGGATTGCTGTCATCGCAGCCATGCATGATATTAATCAGGCGCTGCGTTATGCAGATCGGTATATCCTGCTTAAAGACGGGCAGATTTTTACAGCAGGTGATAAGACAATAATGACACCGGAGAATTTACAGGCCGTTTATGGGGTTGAAGTTGCCGTGGAAGAGTATAACGGTGACAAGGTCGTTATCCCTTTGGGCGATTAG
- a CDS encoding iron ABC transporter permease, with protein MSPSDSLNTVDNFLRHSRRKIAIIMGLLALTLAMIGVAINAGAANTSPMDVLRALLGLAEDNSGIVIWNIRLPRVITALVAGMGLAVAGTVMQTSLRNPLASPFTLSIANAAAFGANLAIVFFGAGTLHSSTHDAVFIANPYSVSFSAFSFAILAMLLILLLAKLRGFTPESVVLAGVALGSLFTAGTTLIQYFADDVQVASMVFWTFGDLGRVSWREVGILALVTVVAIVYFFFHRWDYNAMDGGEDTARGLGVDVSRVRFWTLLISALVTAVAVSFMGIIGFIGLIAPHMMRRILGIDHRYLLPASALAGSALLLIADTVARTVVSPVVLPVGAITSFFGAPLFLFVLSRGRKLK; from the coding sequence ATGTCGCCTTCGGACAGCCTGAACACTGTCGATAATTTTCTGCGCCACTCGCGTCGGAAGATCGCCATCATCATGGGCTTATTGGCATTGACCCTGGCCATGATTGGGGTGGCGATTAACGCGGGGGCGGCGAACACCAGCCCGATGGATGTTCTTCGGGCTTTACTCGGTCTGGCAGAAGATAATTCTGGGATTGTGATCTGGAATATCCGCTTGCCGCGGGTGATCACAGCCCTGGTGGCCGGGATGGGCCTGGCGGTGGCAGGCACGGTGATGCAAACCAGCCTGCGGAACCCTTTGGCCTCTCCTTTCACCTTATCCATCGCCAACGCGGCTGCGTTTGGGGCCAATCTGGCGATTGTGTTCTTCGGTGCCGGCACCCTGCACAGCTCAACTCACGACGCCGTGTTTATCGCCAATCCCTATTCAGTGAGTTTCAGCGCTTTCTCTTTTGCGATCCTGGCTATGTTATTAATTCTCCTGCTGGCAAAGTTGCGGGGGTTCACCCCTGAATCGGTCGTGCTGGCTGGGGTTGCCCTGGGATCACTATTTACCGCTGGGACCACCCTGATCCAATATTTCGCTGATGATGTGCAGGTGGCATCCATGGTCTTCTGGACCTTTGGCGATCTGGGCCGGGTCTCCTGGCGAGAAGTGGGAATCCTGGCGCTGGTGACCGTGGTGGCGATCGTATACTTCTTTTTTCACCGGTGGGATTACAACGCAATGGATGGCGGTGAGGACACAGCTCGGGGTTTAGGTGTGGATGTCTCCCGGGTTCGGTTTTGGACCTTGCTGATCTCTGCCCTGGTGACGGCTGTTGCCGTGTCTTTTATGGGTATCATCGGCTTCATTGGGTTGATCGCCCCGCACATGATGCGTCGGATTTTGGGTATTGACCATCGGTACCTCCTGCCGGCCTCTGCGCTGGCCGGGTCGGCTTTACTCCTGATTGCTGACACAGTGGCACGGACAGTTGTCTCACCGGTTGTGCTCCCAGTTGGGGCGATCACATCTTTCTTTGGTGCCCCTCTTTTCCTGTTCGTGCTTTCCAGAGGGAGGAAATTAAAATGA
- the tsaA gene encoding tRNA (N6-threonylcarbamoyladenosine(37)-N6)-methyltransferase TrmO, translating into MKLTTIGIIHSPYKQRGDAPRQGRLAEALSEIEVYPEFGDALISVEHLSHLIVLYWQDRSDRTMLKSCTPFSEDMVGIFASRSPNRPNPIAFCVAEIVEIKGNIITVRGLDALDNSPLLDMKVYSTQIDCVPDVRTDLIPPAYLASSHEH; encoded by the coding sequence ATTAAATTAACAACAATTGGCATTATTCACAGTCCATATAAACAGCGGGGTGACGCTCCCCGGCAGGGCAGGCTGGCAGAAGCGCTCAGTGAGATTGAGGTCTATCCGGAATTTGGCGATGCGCTAATTTCAGTGGAACACCTCTCGCATTTGATTGTGCTCTACTGGCAGGATCGCTCGGATCGAACTATGCTTAAATCGTGTACGCCATTTAGTGAAGATATGGTTGGTATTTTTGCCAGCCGTTCACCCAACCGACCCAATCCGATTGCGTTTTGTGTGGCCGAAATTGTTGAAATCAAAGGGAATATAATCACTGTTCGGGGCCTGGATGCTCTGGATAACAGCCCTTTGCTGGATATGAAAGTATATTCTACACAGATTGACTGCGTTCCAGATGTACGAACGGATCTTATTCCCCCGGCATATTTAGCCTCTTCCCATGAGCATTAA